In Haloarcula sp. H-GB4, a single genomic region encodes these proteins:
- a CDS encoding acyl-CoA dehydrogenase family protein: MDLSAEQRAIRDTVREFAVEDIRPKAADADREQSFPEECWDGLADIDITGLTTPAEYGGFDADKPTYALVNEELAYGSLAVATALSVHCLATSCIAQFGSKAVQDDWLPEMVDGRPVGAFALSEPQAGSNPREMSTTARQDGDEYVIDGEKQWITNGNRSGVVIVFAKADPDDPDSITQFLVPKDAEGLTVGEKEDKLGLRASDTTPLQFDGVRVPERYQLTEEGKGMAAALSILTTGRVAIAAQAVGLAQSALDEAIDYAEEREQFDQPISEFQTIQHKLADMATNVQAARLLTWNAAQQLERGERARAAASMAKYFASETAVDVANEAIQIHGGYGYTKDYPVERFYRDAKVTTIYEGTSEIQQNIIAQDLLE; encoded by the coding sequence ATGGACCTCTCCGCTGAGCAGCGAGCCATCCGCGACACCGTTCGAGAGTTCGCCGTCGAGGACATCCGTCCGAAAGCCGCTGATGCCGACCGCGAACAGTCCTTTCCAGAGGAGTGCTGGGACGGGCTCGCGGATATCGACATCACCGGGCTGACGACACCAGCGGAATACGGCGGCTTCGACGCCGACAAACCGACGTACGCGCTGGTCAACGAGGAACTCGCGTACGGGTCGCTCGCGGTCGCGACGGCGCTGTCGGTCCACTGCCTCGCGACCTCGTGTATCGCACAATTTGGCTCCAAGGCAGTGCAGGACGACTGGCTCCCAGAGATGGTCGATGGCCGCCCGGTCGGCGCGTTCGCGCTCTCGGAGCCACAGGCCGGGTCGAACCCCCGGGAGATGTCGACCACCGCCCGACAGGACGGTGACGAGTACGTCATCGACGGCGAGAAGCAGTGGATTACCAACGGCAACCGATCGGGCGTCGTCATCGTCTTCGCGAAGGCCGACCCCGATGACCCGGATTCGATAACGCAGTTTCTGGTGCCGAAAGACGCCGAGGGGCTCACCGTCGGCGAGAAAGAGGACAAACTCGGCCTCCGCGCGAGCGACACGACGCCGCTCCAGTTCGACGGCGTCCGCGTTCCCGAACGTTACCAACTGACCGAGGAAGGCAAAGGGATGGCCGCAGCCCTGTCAATTCTGACTACTGGGCGGGTCGCTATTGCCGCTCAGGCTGTCGGACTCGCACAGTCAGCCCTTGACGAGGCCATCGACTACGCCGAGGAACGCGAGCAGTTCGACCAGCCGATCAGCGAGTTCCAGACGATTCAGCACAAACTCGCGGACATGGCGACGAACGTGCAGGCGGCGCGGCTGTTGACGTGGAACGCCGCACAGCAACTGGAGCGCGGCGAGCGGGCGAGGGCAGCGGCGAGCATGGCGAAGTACTTCGCGAGCGAGACGGCGGTCGACGTGGCTAACGAGGCGATTCAGATTCACGGCGGTTACGGCTATACGAAAGACTACCCCGTCGAGCGGTTCTACCGCGACGCGAAGGTGACGACCATCTACGAAGGGACCAGCGAAATCCAGCAGAACATCATCGCACAGGACTTGCTGGAGTAA
- a CDS encoding multiprotein-bridging factor 1 family protein, which translates to MAKYSTGSGGDSAGGSCELCGSDGGDLQTANVAGATLQVCDSCARDHGENERTTGSDSSRDEQNRKRKAAQNAAKLQDAQQADTSHWEDGADYDDDQLPYLVSEYGKRVTEARQDEGLQTSELADELDLDEADILAVEQGRATQANVGGSTIKALEQYLDIDLVESN; encoded by the coding sequence ATGGCCAAATACTCGACCGGCAGTGGTGGCGATAGCGCCGGCGGGAGCTGTGAGCTCTGCGGTAGCGACGGCGGCGACCTCCAGACCGCGAACGTCGCTGGTGCGACCCTCCAAGTGTGTGACAGCTGTGCGCGTGACCACGGGGAAAACGAGCGAACGACAGGCAGTGACAGCTCGCGCGACGAACAGAACCGGAAACGCAAAGCCGCACAGAACGCGGCGAAGCTACAGGACGCACAGCAAGCCGACACCTCCCACTGGGAGGACGGCGCTGACTACGACGATGACCAGCTCCCGTATCTGGTCAGCGAGTACGGCAAGCGCGTAACGGAAGCGCGACAGGACGAGGGGCTCCAGACGAGTGAGCTGGCCGATGAACTCGACCTTGACGAAGCGGACATCCTCGCTGTCGAGCAGGGGCGCGCGACGCAGGCGAACGTCGGCGGCTCGACGATCAAGGCGCTCGAGCAGTACCTCGACATCGACCTGGTCGAGTCCAACTGA